One stretch of Streptomyces sp. NBC_00443 DNA includes these proteins:
- a CDS encoding ABC transporter permease, with translation MVAPRGGAANRNGPAPLKARFARNRLAVAGLVVVLLSLLFCFVGPLLYSTDQTHTDLTQVNLPPSSAHWLGTDAVGHDQLGRLMYGGQVSLLVGLAAGVLATVIGTLWGAVAGYAGGWVDAVMMRVVDAGIAIPALFILLVVSAITTPGTVGLIVILGLVSWLVPSRLVRAETLTLKNRDYVLTLRATGGTHGRAIRRHILPNSVSTIVVAATFQVADAILLVAYVSYLGLGVQPPKTDWGGMLSAGLTAAYSGRWWLIVPPGLAIILVVCAFNAIGDGLRDAFDVKGRG, from the coding sequence CTGGTCGCGCCCCGCGGCGGAGCCGCAAATCGAAACGGCCCCGCGCCCCTGAAAGCGCGCTTCGCGCGCAATCGGCTCGCTGTGGCCGGGCTTGTAGTCGTCCTCCTCTCTCTTCTCTTCTGCTTCGTCGGGCCGCTGCTCTACTCCACGGACCAGACCCACACCGACCTCACTCAGGTCAATCTCCCGCCGAGTTCGGCCCATTGGCTGGGCACCGATGCCGTCGGGCACGACCAGCTCGGGCGCCTGATGTACGGCGGGCAGGTCTCGTTGCTCGTGGGGCTGGCGGCGGGGGTGCTCGCGACCGTCATCGGGACGTTGTGGGGCGCGGTCGCCGGGTACGCGGGCGGCTGGGTGGACGCGGTGATGATGCGGGTGGTGGACGCCGGGATCGCGATTCCCGCGCTGTTCATCCTGCTGGTCGTCTCCGCGATCACCACGCCGGGCACGGTCGGTCTGATCGTGATCCTCGGGTTGGTGTCGTGGCTGGTGCCGTCCCGGCTGGTGCGGGCCGAGACGCTGACCCTGAAGAACCGCGACTACGTGCTGACGCTGCGCGCGACCGGCGGCACGCACGGCCGGGCGATCCGGCGGCACATCCTGCCGAACTCGGTGTCGACGATCGTCGTTGCGGCGACGTTCCAGGTCGCCGACGCGATCCTGCTCGTCGCCTATGTGTCGTATCTCGGGCTGGGCGTCCAGCCGCCGAAGACCGACTGGGGCGGCATGCTGTCGGCCGGTCTGACGGCGGCGTACTCCGGGCGCTGGTGGCTGATCGTTCCGCCGGGCCTCGCGATCATCCTCGTCGTGTGCGCGTTCAACGCGATCGGCGACGGGCTGCGTGACGCCTTCGACGTGAAGGGACGCGGATGA
- a CDS encoding ABC transporter ATP-binding protein: MNILEIADLDVTFSTGTGDVAAVRGVSLHVRPGETLALVGESGSGKSTVALASMGLLPGSARASGRVTVDGTDVVGAPETALARLRGRTASMVFQEPATALDPLTRVGSQIAEVIRNHRQVSRSEAAREAVELLRRVGIPEPARRASAFPFQLSGGQRQRVVIAMAIANSPGLLIADEPTTALDVTVQAEILDLLRRLAADSDTGVLLVTHNMGVVADFADRVAVMLRGEVVETGTVEDVLLRPRHEYTRSLLAAVPRLRLSGEDAPAAQKAPVVQLRDVSVRFGQVRALEGVSLDVRPGETVGLVGESGSGKSTAARVALGLIAPASGSVSLFGTDLGRARGRKRRALLSGVGVVLQDPVASLDSRMSVAECVAEPLRVHRRRMAAAERRARVAEVLELVRLPKELAGRGPRELSGGQRQRVSLARALVLDPRLLVADEPTSALDVSVQRTVLEVIAELQRELGFACLFVSHDLAVVQEFAQRVVVMREGRIEEQGPTMTTLLRPETEYTRRLIAAVPVPDPVLQRRRRERRKALGTGAGA, from the coding sequence ATGAACATCCTTGAGATCGCCGACCTGGACGTGACCTTCTCGACCGGCACCGGTGACGTGGCCGCCGTGCGCGGAGTGTCGCTGCACGTGCGGCCCGGCGAGACGCTGGCGCTGGTCGGTGAGTCCGGGTCCGGCAAGTCGACGGTGGCGCTCGCCTCGATGGGTCTGCTGCCGGGCAGCGCGCGTGCCTCGGGGCGGGTGACGGTCGACGGCACCGACGTGGTGGGCGCCCCTGAGACCGCGCTGGCCCGGCTGCGGGGCCGTACCGCCTCGATGGTCTTCCAGGAGCCGGCGACCGCCCTGGATCCGCTGACCCGGGTCGGCTCCCAGATCGCGGAAGTCATACGGAACCATCGGCAGGTCTCCCGGTCGGAGGCCGCCCGTGAGGCGGTCGAACTCCTGCGCCGCGTCGGCATTCCCGAGCCGGCCAGGCGCGCGTCGGCCTTCCCCTTCCAGCTGTCGGGCGGGCAGCGCCAGCGGGTCGTCATCGCCATGGCGATCGCCAACTCTCCGGGGCTGCTCATCGCCGACGAGCCGACCACCGCACTCGACGTGACCGTGCAGGCCGAGATCCTTGATCTGCTACGGCGGTTGGCCGCCGACTCGGACACGGGCGTGCTGCTGGTCACGCACAACATGGGTGTGGTCGCCGACTTCGCGGACCGGGTCGCCGTGATGCTGCGGGGCGAGGTCGTGGAGACGGGGACGGTGGAGGACGTGCTGTTGCGGCCACGGCACGAGTACACGCGAAGCCTGCTGGCGGCCGTGCCCAGGCTGCGGCTGAGCGGTGAGGACGCGCCCGCGGCCCAGAAGGCCCCTGTGGTGCAACTGCGCGACGTGTCGGTGCGGTTCGGGCAGGTCCGGGCGCTGGAAGGTGTCTCCCTCGACGTCCGCCCCGGTGAAACCGTCGGTCTCGTGGGCGAGTCCGGGTCGGGCAAGTCGACGGCGGCCAGGGTCGCGCTCGGGCTCATCGCGCCCGCCTCCGGCTCGGTGTCGCTGTTCGGCACCGACCTGGGCCGCGCCCGGGGCCGCAAGCGGCGGGCTCTGCTGTCCGGCGTCGGTGTGGTGCTCCAGGACCCGGTGGCCTCGCTGGACTCACGGATGAGCGTGGCGGAGTGCGTCGCCGAGCCGCTCAGGGTGCACCGGCGACGCATGGCGGCGGCCGAACGGCGGGCCAGGGTCGCCGAGGTGCTGGAACTGGTGCGACTGCCGAAGGAACTGGCGGGCCGTGGACCGCGTGAGCTGTCCGGCGGTCAGCGGCAACGGGTGAGTCTCGCGCGGGCGCTGGTGCTGGACCCCCGGCTGCTGGTCGCGGACGAGCCGACGAGCGCGCTGGACGTGAGTGTGCAGCGCACGGTGCTGGAGGTCATCGCCGAGTTGCAGCGTGAGTTGGGCTTCGCCTGTCTGTTCGTCTCCCACGACCTGGCCGTCGTGCAGGAGTTCGCGCAGCGCGTCGTCGTCATGCGGGAGGGCCGGATCGAGGAGCAGGGGCCGACCATGACAACCCTGCTGCGTCCGGAGACGGAGTACACACGCCGGCTCATCGCGGCCGTGCCCGTACCGGATCCCGTGCTGCAACGGCGGCGCAGGGAACGCCGGAAGGCTCTCGGGACGGGGGCCGGCGCATGA
- a CDS encoding ROK family protein gives MTRGVLAGVDIGGTTTQVVLCDPDLGVLHRVGVPTPASDGGAAMAGAALDTVRLLLGRTSARLLGVGVGAAGVVDARAGRVLVASYSFRGWAGFAVTAVFEEALGVPAFLDNDVNAFLRGEATAGSVAGEPDVLGMTLGTGVGGALWLGGVLYDGPHGAAGEIGHVPGFGDLPCTCGGRGHLETLASGRAIAGRYAERTGRSRTSGEVAEAARAGDGDALAVYDAAGAAVARALLVTAGLLDVTTVVVGGGVSRSWALLERSVRSALSAEPPVSGHPIRVLPAGLGADAVAIGAAARARVELGPLAGRVAEIRQG, from the coding sequence ATGACGCGTGGAGTGCTGGCCGGTGTCGACATCGGCGGTACGACGACGCAGGTGGTGCTGTGCGACCCGGACCTCGGCGTCCTGCACCGCGTCGGCGTGCCCACCCCGGCCTCCGACGGCGGGGCGGCGATGGCCGGCGCCGCGCTGGATACCGTACGGCTGCTGCTGGGCCGTACCTCCGCACGGCTGCTCGGCGTCGGGGTGGGCGCGGCGGGCGTGGTGGACGCGCGGGCCGGGCGGGTACTGGTGGCCAGCTACTCGTTCCGCGGCTGGGCCGGGTTCGCGGTGACGGCGGTGTTCGAGGAGGCGCTGGGTGTACCGGCGTTCCTGGACAACGACGTGAACGCCTTCCTGCGCGGGGAGGCGACGGCCGGTTCGGTGGCGGGCGAGCCGGATGTGCTCGGGATGACGCTGGGCACGGGGGTCGGCGGGGCGCTGTGGCTGGGCGGCGTGCTCTACGACGGCCCGCACGGCGCGGCGGGCGAGATCGGGCACGTGCCCGGTTTCGGCGACCTGCCCTGTACGTGTGGTGGGCGCGGGCATCTGGAGACCCTGGCCTCGGGCCGTGCGATCGCCGGCCGGTACGCCGAGCGCACGGGCCGTTCGCGCACGTCCGGGGAGGTCGCCGAGGCCGCGCGGGCGGGTGACGGGGACGCGCTCGCCGTGTACGACGCGGCGGGGGCCGCCGTCGCCCGTGCCCTGCTCGTCACGGCGGGACTGCTGGACGTCACCACGGTGGTCGTCGGCGGTGGCGTGAGCCGCTCCTGGGCCTTGCTGGAGCGCTCGGTCCGCTCTGCCCTGAGCGCCGAGCCGCCCGTCAGCGGCCATCCCATCCGCGTCCTGCCGGCCGGGCTCGGCGCCGACGCGGTGGCGATCGGGGCGGCGGCACGCGCGCGTGTGGAACTGGGGCCTCTGGCGGGCCGGGTGGCGGAAATCCGCCAAGGGTGA
- a CDS encoding glycoside hydrolase family 43 protein, giving the protein MAHPSRRHVLGMAATVPLAATGALTLGAGTAHAADSAYVMAYFTESNTMLEADYGLHLAVSTDGLRWMPLNQNNPVVTPTLGAGGLRDPFVLRKQDGTFVVLATDLKGTDWSRNSVNIHVWDSTDLRSFTGYRLLKLHDMTGTHSWAPEAYWDAGRGQYAILYSSVNGSGHNVIMVSYTTDFRTTQNPQVFFDPGYDVIDGNLTVGVNGVNYLYFKRDQTLVGARSASLNPGSFTVFSTPAAQGGTEAPTVVKSLTSNTWYLWGDTYTPNGVFYAWQSTDLAAGTWTALDQRLYTQPLNSKHCGIQPITQAQYTNLVSHWGAPAWNRLKSYNYPARYVRHSGFAGRIDEYPFDPFPDSQWKLVPGLADSSGVSFQSVNYPTRYLRHYTYALRLDESDGTSTFAADATFYRTAGLADASWTSFRSYNNPTRYIRHANYTLRIDPVSTATERQDATFHVGH; this is encoded by the coding sequence ATGGCCCACCCCTCCCGCAGACACGTCCTCGGTATGGCAGCGACCGTTCCGCTCGCGGCGACCGGCGCCCTGACCCTCGGAGCCGGGACGGCCCACGCCGCCGACTCGGCGTACGTCATGGCCTACTTCACCGAGTCCAACACCATGCTCGAGGCCGACTACGGTCTCCATCTGGCCGTCAGCACCGACGGTCTGCGCTGGATGCCGCTGAACCAGAACAACCCGGTGGTCACCCCGACCCTCGGCGCGGGAGGCCTGCGCGATCCGTTCGTTCTGCGGAAGCAGGACGGCACCTTCGTGGTGCTGGCGACCGACCTCAAAGGCACCGACTGGAGCCGCAACAGCGTCAACATCCACGTCTGGGACTCCACCGACCTGCGGTCCTTCACCGGCTACCGGCTGCTGAAGCTGCACGACATGACAGGCACCCACAGCTGGGCGCCGGAGGCCTACTGGGACGCCGGACGCGGGCAGTACGCCATCCTCTACTCGTCGGTGAACGGCAGCGGCCACAACGTGATCATGGTCAGCTACACGACCGACTTCCGCACCACCCAGAATCCGCAGGTCTTCTTCGACCCCGGCTACGACGTCATCGACGGCAATCTGACCGTGGGCGTGAACGGCGTCAACTACCTCTACTTCAAGCGCGACCAGACGCTGGTCGGCGCCCGGTCCGCCTCGCTGAACCCCGGCAGCTTCACGGTCTTCAGCACCCCGGCCGCACAGGGCGGCACCGAGGCACCGACGGTGGTGAAGTCGCTGACGTCCAACACCTGGTACCTGTGGGGAGACACGTACACGCCCAATGGGGTCTTCTACGCCTGGCAGTCGACCGACCTCGCCGCCGGCACCTGGACGGCGCTCGACCAGCGCCTCTACACCCAGCCGCTCAACTCCAAGCACTGCGGCATCCAGCCGATCACCCAGGCCCAGTACACCAACCTGGTCTCGCACTGGGGCGCTCCGGCCTGGAACCGGCTCAAGTCGTACAACTACCCGGCGCGTTACGTCCGGCACAGCGGCTTCGCCGGCCGGATAGACGAGTACCCCTTCGATCCGTTCCCCGACTCGCAGTGGAAGCTGGTGCCGGGGCTGGCCGACTCCTCAGGTGTCTCGTTCCAGTCGGTCAACTACCCGACCCGCTATCTGCGGCACTACACCTACGCCCTGCGCCTCGACGAGAGCGACGGCACGTCGACGTTCGCAGCTGACGCGACCTTCTACCGGACGGCCGGGCTCGCCGACGCCTCCTGGACATCGTTCCGCTCCTACAACAACCCGACCCGCTACATCAGGCACGCGAACTACACCCTGCGCATCGACCCGGTCTCCACGGCCACCGAGCGTCAGGACGCCACGTTCCACGTCGGCCACTGA
- a CDS encoding ABC transporter substrate-binding protein has product MTSTAVSSRSFRKHPGAAAVALAATAALLAGCSSSDDKSDPLAGDKPSGDTVVVGSNNFAESILLADIYGEALKAKGIKVTYKPNIGSRETTYGLLKNGSITVLPEYNGSLLAYLDNKAEQKSAAAVNAAVKSKLDAKLTLLESSPAEDKDSVSINAETAKKHKLTAESSLEDLKDIAPDLVIGGSPEFQTRHQGLKGLESDYGLKFKSFKALDAGGPLTQAALTKNTVQAADIFTTDPTITKEGFVVLKDPKNLFGFANVTPLVYKSGLSQEGVEALNAVSAKLDTKTLLDLDSQVQLESKDPLDVAKAWLKSAGLN; this is encoded by the coding sequence GTGACTTCCACCGCCGTAAGCAGCAGGTCCTTCAGGAAGCATCCCGGCGCGGCCGCCGTCGCGCTCGCCGCCACGGCGGCGCTGCTGGCGGGATGTTCCTCCTCCGACGACAAGTCCGACCCGCTGGCCGGGGACAAGCCGAGCGGCGACACCGTGGTCGTCGGCTCGAACAACTTCGCCGAGAGCATCCTGCTCGCCGACATCTACGGCGAGGCCCTGAAGGCCAAGGGCATCAAGGTCACCTACAAGCCCAACATCGGCAGCCGCGAGACGACCTACGGTCTGCTGAAGAACGGCTCCATCACGGTCCTGCCGGAGTACAACGGCTCGCTGCTCGCCTACCTCGACAACAAGGCGGAGCAGAAGTCGGCCGCCGCCGTGAACGCCGCGGTCAAGAGCAAGCTGGACGCGAAGCTGACGCTGCTGGAGTCCTCGCCGGCCGAGGACAAGGACTCGGTCAGCATCAACGCGGAGACGGCGAAGAAGCACAAGCTGACGGCCGAGTCCAGCCTTGAGGACCTCAAGGACATCGCCCCGGACCTGGTGATCGGCGGCTCGCCCGAGTTCCAGACCCGGCACCAGGGCCTGAAGGGCCTGGAGTCCGACTACGGCCTGAAGTTCAAGTCCTTCAAGGCGCTGGACGCGGGCGGCCCGCTCACCCAGGCGGCGCTGACGAAGAACACCGTGCAGGCCGCGGACATCTTCACCACCGACCCGACCATCACCAAGGAGGGCTTCGTCGTCCTGAAGGACCCGAAGAACCTCTTCGGCTTCGCCAACGTGACCCCGCTCGTATACAAGAGCGGCCTCTCCCAGGAGGGCGTCGAGGCGCTCAACGCGGTCTCGGCCAAGCTGGACACCAAGACGCTCCTCGACCTGGACTCCCAGGTGCAGCTGGAGAGCAAGGACCCGCTGGACGTGGCGAAGGCCTGGCTGAAGTCGGCCGGCCTCAACTGA
- a CDS encoding sensor histidine kinase: MSTNEVGALRPRRLRGFADRWPFRRKLNLLVGVPLTVVAVLLAYLIADQTVQSRDAADAARLVRESTEVATLADRLASEHQQAVLLSVRHEASEGDAPSSAAYRTAQSLVNSQVERVRDAFGERLPETEAQALRGVEGLSSLRDTVEQGYLPAENIDPAYTHAAQNLIDGLGLDRDPDLATAFTGNLLDSLLRAGAAHSAFETGVFSASTGDSNALIEFIGAVGSYDEYTHQAERFSRFATEAQAAQLAGIKYTAAQSVISRHFAELQIDPGAAQGGSPAEIRTSLDTALDSYPAYRDQAKTRLAITTSLIGQIADQAESASDKAAWRAVLLLGLALLGLAVWLVLAMLVRRSVVRPVQALTGAARQVAEVAERELARVADDDAEDDGPPRLRAMPVTARDEIGELAETFNQVQTMAAALLERQVLSRRNVAEMFGNVGRRVSNLTTRQLALIDAVERGETDPALLERLYSIDHIAVRLRRNADSLMLLAGIHEAVLDSGPTALTNVVRAALGQIEGYQRVELRARTEAVVEPEVIGDLTLMIAELLENAVSFSPEGSPVEVTVAASGNDAVIVVSDHGLGMAPERLDEENARLIRRERLDLVPTKVLGLFVVGTLARRWEVAVTLSRTPGGGVTAEVTVPSSLLVTGSTTGSTATAALAAVARGGSVPKAEHGGHAGAATGPRPSAAAQGDAAQGDAVRPDDAADADGLRPLPRRVAQRGPAPDETPAVLPPATGLGAAASADHARADQPDSSAPAARPLRRRVRGATLRTTAEASEASKQQTALRHAARTLDAEAVRAALDEFEAAVERAHRDSRNGGVGGDGGVDAQSAQVTTPAPHTHDQNDPQEGAEQ; this comes from the coding sequence GTGTCCACGAACGAGGTGGGCGCTCTGCGCCCACGTCGTCTACGCGGTTTCGCCGACCGCTGGCCCTTCAGGCGGAAGCTCAACCTTCTCGTCGGTGTGCCGCTGACCGTGGTAGCCGTCCTTCTCGCCTATCTCATAGCCGACCAGACCGTACAGTCACGAGACGCGGCCGACGCCGCCCGGCTGGTCCGCGAGAGCACCGAGGTCGCCACCCTCGCCGACCGGCTGGCCTCCGAGCACCAGCAGGCCGTCCTGCTCTCCGTACGGCACGAGGCCTCCGAGGGCGACGCGCCTTCGTCCGCCGCCTACCGCACGGCGCAGTCCCTCGTGAACTCCCAGGTCGAGCGGGTACGCGACGCCTTCGGGGAAAGGCTGCCGGAGACCGAGGCACAGGCCCTGCGGGGAGTCGAGGGCCTCAGCAGCCTGCGTGACACCGTCGAGCAGGGGTATCTGCCCGCCGAGAACATCGACCCCGCGTACACCCACGCCGCGCAGAACCTGATCGACGGCCTGGGCCTGGACCGCGACCCCGACCTCGCGACCGCCTTCACCGGCAACCTGCTGGACTCGCTGCTCCGCGCGGGCGCCGCCCACAGTGCCTTCGAGACCGGCGTCTTCTCCGCGTCGACCGGTGACTCCAACGCCCTCATCGAGTTCATCGGCGCGGTCGGCTCGTACGACGAGTACACGCATCAGGCAGAACGTTTCTCCCGGTTCGCCACCGAGGCCCAGGCCGCGCAGCTCGCCGGCATCAAGTACACCGCCGCGCAGAGCGTCATCAGCCGGCACTTCGCCGAGCTGCAGATCGACCCCGGCGCCGCCCAGGGCGGCTCGCCCGCGGAGATCCGCACGTCACTCGACACGGCGCTCGACTCCTACCCCGCCTATCGTGACCAGGCCAAAACCCGGCTGGCGATCACCACCTCGCTCATCGGCCAGATCGCCGACCAGGCGGAGAGCGCCTCCGACAAGGCGGCGTGGCGCGCGGTGCTCCTGCTGGGCCTCGCCCTGCTCGGCCTCGCCGTCTGGCTGGTCCTCGCGATGCTGGTGCGCCGCTCGGTGGTCCGCCCGGTGCAGGCCCTCACGGGTGCCGCGCGGCAGGTCGCCGAGGTCGCCGAACGCGAGCTGGCCCGGGTGGCCGACGACGACGCCGAGGACGACGGTCCACCTCGGCTGCGCGCGATGCCGGTCACCGCGCGCGACGAGATCGGCGAACTCGCCGAGACGTTCAACCAGGTGCAGACCATGGCGGCCGCGCTGCTGGAGCGACAGGTGCTCAGCCGGCGCAACGTCGCCGAGATGTTCGGCAACGTGGGGCGCCGGGTCAGCAACCTCACCACACGCCAGCTCGCCCTGATCGACGCGGTGGAGCGGGGCGAGACCGATCCGGCTCTCCTCGAGCGGCTGTACTCCATCGACCACATCGCGGTCCGGCTGCGCCGCAACGCCGACAGCCTGATGCTGCTCGCCGGCATCCACGAGGCGGTCCTCGACTCCGGTCCCACCGCGCTCACCAACGTCGTACGCGCCGCGCTCGGCCAGATCGAGGGCTACCAGCGCGTGGAGCTGCGCGCCCGGACCGAGGCGGTGGTGGAGCCGGAGGTCATCGGCGACCTGACGCTGATGATCGCCGAACTCCTGGAGAACGCGGTGTCGTTCTCACCCGAGGGCAGCCCGGTCGAGGTGACGGTGGCGGCCTCCGGCAACGACGCGGTGATCGTCGTCTCCGACCACGGCCTGGGCATGGCCCCCGAACGGCTCGACGAGGAGAACGCCCGCCTGATCCGCCGCGAACGGCTCGACCTCGTACCGACGAAGGTCCTGGGCCTGTTCGTGGTCGGCACGCTCGCGCGCCGCTGGGAAGTCGCGGTCACGCTCTCCCGCACGCCTGGCGGCGGTGTGACGGCCGAGGTGACGGTGCCGTCGTCGCTGCTGGTGACGGGGAGCACCACGGGGTCTACGGCTACGGCGGCACTGGCCGCGGTGGCCCGCGGCGGCTCGGTGCCGAAGGCTGAGCACGGGGGCCATGCGGGTGCGGCCACCGGCCCCCGGCCGTCCGCCGCCGCGCAGGGGGATGCCGCGCAGGGGGATGCCGTACGGCCGGACGACGCTGCGGACGCCGACGGGCTGCGGCCTCTCCCCCGCCGTGTCGCGCAGCGCGGGCCCGCTCCGGACGAGACGCCGGCCGTCCTCCCTCCCGCAACCGGCCTCGGCGCGGCGGCATCCGCCGACCACGCACGGGCCGACCAGCCGGACTCCTCCGCGCCGGCGGCCCGCCCTCTGCGTCGCCGCGTCCGCGGTGCGACTCTGCGTACGACCGCCGAGGCCTCCGAGGCCTCCAAGCAGCAGACGGCGTTGCGGCATGCCGCGCGGACGCTCGACGCGGAGGCCGTGCGGGCCGCGCTCGACGAGTTCGAGGCCGCCGTCGAGCGCGCGCATCGCGACAGCCGGAACGGCGGTGTCGGCGGTGACGGCGGCGTCGATGCGCAATCCGCCCAAGTGACAACCCCAGCCCCCCATACGCACGACCAGAACGACCCCCAGGAAGGAGCGGAGCAGTGA
- a CDS encoding roadblock/LC7 domain-containing protein: MSTSTGGTPAGGPTPAELQAAAADFTWLLNRFAKETAGVVDAIAVSSDGLLIAVSELREHADSERLAAIVSGITSLAAGASGNYGLGGLNKVIIDLEGGHVLVSTIGSGAVLGVVTDKEAKLGNIAYEMTVFANRAGSALSPQLVLELKNSVGATSPR; encoded by the coding sequence GTGAGCACGTCGACAGGTGGCACCCCGGCGGGAGGCCCCACACCGGCCGAACTGCAGGCCGCCGCAGCCGACTTCACCTGGCTGCTGAATCGCTTCGCGAAGGAGACGGCCGGTGTCGTGGACGCCATCGCCGTCTCGTCCGACGGCCTCCTCATCGCCGTGTCCGAGCTGCGTGAGCACGCCGACTCCGAGCGGCTCGCCGCGATCGTCTCCGGCATCACCAGCCTGGCCGCCGGCGCCTCCGGCAACTACGGCCTCGGCGGCCTGAACAAGGTCATCATCGACCTGGAGGGCGGCCACGTCCTGGTCTCCACGATCGGCAGCGGCGCCGTGCTCGGCGTCGTCACCGACAAGGAGGCCAAGCTGGGCAACATCGCCTACGAGATGACCGTGTTCGCCAACCGCGCCGGTTCCGCCCTCAGCCCGCAGCTCGTACTGGAGCTGAAGAACAGCGTCGGCGCCACGTCGCCCCGCTGA
- a CDS encoding GTP-binding protein — protein sequence MTTTEPATGASAAPAATVRPPLPVKMVIAGGFGVGKTTTVGAISEIEPLTTEAAITEVAAGVDDLTHTPRKTTTTVAMDFGCLTIDPSLKLYLFGTPGQERFGFMWDDIVEGAVGGLVIVDSRRLDDCYAAVDYFEHKGIPFAVAANAFDGKVEHTLEEIRWALDVTDGVPVVVFDARERGSVRDALLVVLELALARTDD from the coding sequence GTGACGACGACTGAACCGGCCACCGGCGCGTCCGCCGCGCCGGCCGCCACCGTACGACCGCCGCTGCCGGTCAAGATGGTGATCGCCGGCGGCTTCGGCGTGGGCAAGACCACCACCGTGGGCGCCATATCCGAGATCGAGCCGCTGACCACCGAGGCCGCGATCACGGAGGTCGCGGCGGGCGTGGACGACCTCACGCACACACCCCGCAAGACGACGACCACCGTGGCCATGGACTTCGGCTGCCTCACCATCGACCCCAGCCTGAAGCTGTATCTGTTCGGCACGCCCGGGCAGGAGCGGTTCGGGTTCATGTGGGACGACATCGTCGAGGGCGCGGTCGGCGGGCTCGTCATCGTGGACAGTCGCCGGCTCGACGACTGCTACGCCGCCGTCGACTACTTCGAGCACAAGGGCATCCCCTTCGCGGTGGCCGCCAACGCCTTCGACGGCAAGGTCGAGCACACGCTGGAGGAGATCCGCTGGGCCCTCGACGTCACCGACGGCGTCCCGGTCGTCGTCTTCGACGCCCGCGAACGCGGCTCGGTCCGGGACGCCCTGCTCGTCGTACTGGAACTGGCACTGGCGCGCACGGATGACTGA
- a CDS encoding ABC transporter permease — MNVLNFINSFFSDSAHWQGYDGIPARLSEHVQYTLLALGIAAAVGLPVGLLTGHTGRGGNALALIATSARALPSFGLMVLMFILLGLGMAPVMIPLVVLAIPPILVTTYEAMRSVDPAPVDAARGMGMAETGVLFRVELPVALPLILSGLRSAAIQIVSTATIAAYVSFGGLGRYIIDGLYQRNYEKVVGGATLVAAMALTTLALFWAAARFAVSPGVRRRR; from the coding sequence GTGAACGTCCTGAACTTCATCAACTCCTTCTTCAGCGACAGCGCGCACTGGCAGGGCTACGACGGCATCCCCGCGCGGCTCTCCGAGCACGTCCAGTACACGCTGCTGGCACTCGGCATCGCCGCCGCGGTCGGACTGCCGGTCGGGCTGCTCACGGGCCACACCGGGCGCGGCGGCAACGCGCTCGCCCTCATCGCCACCTCCGCCCGGGCGCTGCCCAGCTTCGGCCTGATGGTGCTGATGTTCATCCTGCTCGGCCTGGGCATGGCCCCCGTCATGATCCCGCTGGTCGTGCTCGCCATCCCGCCCATCCTCGTCACCACCTACGAGGCCATGCGCTCCGTCGACCCCGCGCCGGTGGACGCCGCTCGCGGCATGGGTATGGCCGAGACCGGGGTCCTGTTCCGGGTCGAACTGCCCGTGGCCCTCCCGCTGATCCTCAGCGGCCTGCGGTCGGCAGCCATCCAGATCGTCTCGACGGCCACCATCGCCGCGTACGTCAGCTTCGGCGGCCTCGGCCGCTACATCATCGACGGCCTCTACCAGCGCAACTACGAGAAGGTCGTCGGCGGCGCCACCCTGGTCGCCGCCATGGCGCTCACGACGCTGGCGCTGTTCTGGGCAGCGGCACGGTTCGCGGTCTCACCGGGGGTGCGCAGGCGCCGCTAG
- a CDS encoding ABC transporter permease, which translates to MTELFDMPSDLQNSYFGLVGLHLREALIPVLAGLLVALPVAQLCVRVRWLYAPVLWVTTVLYAIPSLAFFVILIDYTGLSELTVMIPLAVYSLVVLVPAIVDGVRSVPQETLAAATAMGFGPVRRYVQVQLPIAAPAIIAGLRVASVSSVSLVSVGMLIGNAGALGNLLNSGLIYNQPRLVWLSVVGTAVLAILVDAVLIGLRLLLTPWMPRGTRKNARPLAMKEAAR; encoded by the coding sequence ATGACCGAGCTCTTCGACATGCCGAGCGACCTCCAGAACAGCTACTTCGGACTGGTCGGCCTGCACCTGCGCGAGGCACTGATCCCCGTGCTCGCCGGGCTGCTCGTGGCGCTGCCCGTCGCCCAGCTGTGCGTGCGCGTGCGCTGGCTGTACGCGCCCGTGCTGTGGGTGACGACCGTGCTGTACGCGATCCCCTCCCTCGCCTTCTTCGTCATCCTCATCGACTACACCGGCCTGAGCGAACTCACGGTGATGATCCCGCTGGCCGTCTACAGCCTGGTGGTGCTGGTCCCGGCCATCGTGGACGGTGTGCGGTCGGTGCCGCAGGAGACACTGGCCGCCGCCACCGCCATGGGCTTCGGGCCCGTACGACGCTATGTCCAGGTGCAGTTGCCGATCGCGGCGCCCGCGATCATCGCCGGACTGCGGGTGGCCTCCGTGTCGAGCGTCTCCCTGGTCAGCGTCGGCATGCTCATCGGCAACGCGGGAGCCCTCGGCAACCTGCTCAACAGCGGCCTGATCTACAACCAGCCCCGCCTGGTGTGGCTCTCCGTGGTGGGTACGGCCGTCCTCGCCATCCTCGTGGACGCCGTGCTGATCGGCCTGCGTCTGCTCCTGACGCCCTGGATGCCGCGCGGCACCCGCAAGAACGCGCGCCCGCTCGCCATGAAGGAGGCCGCCCGGTGA